A stretch of Tigriopus californicus strain San Diego chromosome 11, Tcal_SD_v2.1, whole genome shotgun sequence DNA encodes these proteins:
- the LOC131890043 gene encoding uncharacterized protein LOC131890043, with protein MSNVSPSRMVSPAQSGQEDHDEEDEIHHHDDLHHMHPHPHHHLMAMGLDHDLGGDFEPESLDDQDTEDDNNNFHHQNNNDNEAQEMMAAGPSGSHHSVPQALTSGQSHDDNEGEVSESIQAHVPLGFAPTQGGGPMEASNSSDLWASSSGCLGHPPGRGASLESRLEELAQSPSGSANVGSSAPVPLCMSSSSHGAGSLSVMVGLPGFSPQPSSSNAPFNASSSAQVTPQVAGSQTPTTSASPMASSSSSGPASQPGGLPTLMGGNPTISSSGLISRQNSQVVPESPQSSGYSSLSLGNSPLSGAAQLLQGTNEASYPPSPRLPNHGVNGQSSGTKRERIPSPVPGTSAQSSAKRFFQNPLDPIPGPSRLLIPVSTSSEAQSLSPSRDESPLTPVDNFIISSSTGLMDSQPVTPEPEDDMNVDNDLSVPSPNPLVRSYRFPMRRDTDDIVDSTVDSTVDSSGLPLTTSNSQASIEGGGFCQSSKYGNISEDEDDDDNEVEEIANDDDDDVDDVDMGMNMVEHSGIDLHENNLDLNTQESDSNDGGISTSGQVDEGQFRLVPNDPADDSFNCNDVSNKGISFGRSDGNAHSNSLRHSNGDESRNYASIYDNPVPGPSRLVPCTRDSVFPSTSKSSNADQNSFFSCPADLELANYNEAVDEGDGNLSSTFQDIDSAEPPVDLEDIQLQQLVPENSTPLRPDHGGAVRGGSGVGGDGGEEEDSGDINDAQDQSGSNKYLLLSDYNLTSPNKQHEDQHHHHNHHLQHHHHHHHHHHNNHHSFDGNEALDIGASYSGLRSLELSVVDPGSSSNGTLSNSPHSSILESMTGPLSKRLRTLHTMQQRQTSSSPSQAATTSTPASESHDMGTNGHVVNRNPAPEPFLSLANNQGRNENGEPILRNVHHEASPTKEHNANNNVPNSNGKSEKPSSDAADSQNSPNFGGTQHNFNVTLETPPSLGSALKVKRLFHDSKEPTLFEGMDFLTAPEDDDALGFSRIKRLRPDQSVWCPDCKLHYEDGCFLHIAPNDEADDISLQIMDTPILSRAKASLPLSHLSMRTIKDDQQDGKVGIFAKKKIPKSCKFGPLEGKRLKAKAENGDFLYSIQHGDGQITIVDTSNEDQSNWMGLVRHADHEEEQNLALLEENEELYFITTKKIGPRQELKVWYSAEYANARNLPLLKSSQGKKVADDASKKNIRKTSGSQSKTKLSAGKPNPTDQSSPRNGENKKRNKCSSCPLIFGNEASMKIHSFCHQSSEELINLTVDEALAQTGRNLKLSTNPELLFQCPECDSQHPTWLDLVSHVDIHAQSIDQNPPNGRLKTIKAFKCPECYRSFESEEKLKKHSAVHGSDESKPLSCPTCSNRFLTNSALACHVKIHTRSETAYDCPMCGKEFMQIGALKEHVHAHRLNGKYDCPFCPKEFLEYPQIRKHIRAFHGNKKHACSHCPKTFGNSDKLKLHTLIHSDLKEFLCNACGKQFRRKDKLKEHWIRMHGNVNTASISARGGIAAPSSKVSDGMVETNENAPPKGTRRRKTSPKVSSLDFHRYIYKCHECVLGFKRRGMLVNHLAKRHPNITPDSVPELNLPILKTTKDYFCQYCSNVYKSSSKRKTHILKKHPGQKPPISARDKSVQHSGAINPTFSATVGSVTFLPYSCPHCHKQYASHAKLLQHQRVKHAGLESKPKEGVLETSEQEEALVKAASMLHSEQQQQQRQLEQSPPALIPHASSSGIHEIKLQTLNGEIVQLTPVAQDEALRLASNGATVIHVPEQEQSQASPATEVILFEAPSPHLHMKNERNQQDSPRNLP; from the exons ATGTCCAACGTCTCGCCGTCTCGGATGGTGAGCCCGGCTCAATCCGGTCAAGAAGATCACGATGAGGAAGACGAGATTCATCACCACGATGATCTGCATCATATGCACCCACACCCTCATCACCATTTGATGGCCATGGGTTTAGATCATGATTTGGGCGGCGACTTTGAGCCCGAGTCGCTGGACGATCAGGACACCGAAGACGACAATAACAACTTTCATCACCAGAATAACAATGACAACGAAGCCCAGGAAATGATGGCGGCCGGACCTTCGGGTAGTCATCATTCCGTGCCTCAAGCTTTAACCTCCGGTCAATCGCATGACGACAACGAGGGCGAAGTCAGCGAATCGATTCAGGCCCATGTGCCCCTTGGGTTCGCGCCAACCCAGGGCGGGGGCCCCATGGAGGCCTCCAATTCGAGTGACTTGTGGGCCTCGTCGTCCGGCTGTCTGGGTCATCCGCCGGGACGCGGGGCTAGCCTCGAAAGTCGCTTGGAAGAATTGGCCCAGTCACCCAGTGGCAGTGCCAATGTCGGTTCCTCCGCTCCAGTGCCGTTGTGCATGTCGAGTAGTTCCCATGGGGCGGGTAGTCTATCCGTCATGGTGGGACTTCCCGGATTCTCCCCGCAACCGTCTTCGTCCAACGCCCCGTTCAATGCGTCGTCATCGGCTCAAGTCACACCCCAAGTGGCGGGCAGTCAAACCCCCACCACCTCGGCCAGTCCAAtggcttcttcgtcttcctcaGGTCCAGCCTCGCAGCCTGGTGGTTTGCCCACACTGATGGGTGGCAATCCCACTATCTCGTCATCAGGCTTAATTTCTCGTCAGAATTCTCAAGTTGTGCCTGAAAGCCCTCAATCCTCGGGTTATTCCAGTTTAAGCCTGGGTAATTCCCCGTTGTCCGGAGCCGCCCAGTTGCTGCAAGGGACAAATGAGGCCTCCTACCCACCTTCGCCCCGATTGCCCAATCATGGAGTGAACGGTCAATCCTCGGGCACGAAACGGGAACGCATTCCCTCGCCTGTGCCCGGGACCAGTGCTCAAAGTTCGGCCAAgcgattttttcaaaatccgtTAGATCCCATTCCAGGACCTTCACGACTGCTGATTCCCGTGTCCACCAGTTCGGAGGCCCAATCTCTATCGCCAAGTCGGGATGAGTCGCCACTCACTCCGGTCGACAACTTTATCATCTCTTCTTCAACCGGCCTCATGGACTCACAACCCGTGACACCTGAGCCTGAAGATGACATGAATGTGGACAACGACTTGTCCGTCCCGTCTCCAAATCCCCTTGTGCGATCTTATCGTTTTCCAATGAGAAGGGACACCGACGATATTGTTGACAGTACAGTGGACAGTACGGTCGATTCCAGTGGTTTACCGCTAACCACCTCCAACTCCCAAGCGTCAATTGAAGGTGGTGGATTTTGCCAATCATCCAAATACGGCAACATTTCagaggatgaagatgacgatgataatgaagtggaagaaattgccaacgacgacgatgatgatgtcGATGATGTCGATATGGGCATGAATATGGTGGAGCATTCTGGCATTGATTTGCATGAGAATAACTTGGACTTGAACACCCAGGAGTCGGATTCAAATGATGGTGGCATCTCCACATCAGGTCAGGTTGATGAAGGCCAATTTCGATTGGTCCCTAATGATCCGGCCGATGATTCATTCAACTGCAATGACGTGTCCAATAAAGGGATCTCATTTGGAAGAAGCGATGGAAACGCCCATTCGAACAGTTTACGTCACTCTAATGGAGACGAGAGCCGTAACTACGCCAGCATATATGACAATCCCGTTCCTGGGCCTTCTCGCTTGGTCCCATGTACTCGTGATTCAGTGTTCCCTTCCACATCGAAATCATCGAATGCGGATCAGAACTCTTTCTTTAGTTGTCCAGCTGATCTGGAATTAGCCAACTATAATGAAGCCGTTGACGAGGGGGATGGTAACTTGTCTTCGACGTTCCAAGATATTGATTCGGCCGAGCCCCCGGTCGATTTGGAGGATATTCAGTTGCAACAGCTGGTGCCAGAAAATTCGACCCCTCTAAGACCCGACCATGGTGGTGCTGTtcgtggtggtagtggtgttggtggtgatggtggtgaagAGGAAGATAGTGGCGACATCAATGATGCACAGGATCAAAGTGGATCCAATAAGTACCTTTTGTTGTCAGATTACAATTTGACTTCACCTAACAAGCAGCACGAAGaccagcatcatcatcataatcaccatcttcaacatcatcatcatcatcatcatcatcatcataataatCATCATTCCTTTGATGGCAACGAGGCCCTGGACATTGGGGCATCGTATTCTGGTCTTCGATCGCTAGAATTGTCAGTCGTTGATCCCGGATCGAGTTCCAATGGCACTTTATCCAACAGTCCACATTCGTCAATTCTGGAGAGTATGACAGGCCCATTGAGCAAAAGATTGCGAACCCTCCATACCATGCAGCAAAGACAAACGTCTTCATCACCTTCGCAGGCAGCCACAACATCGACCCCAGCGAGTGAATCACATGACATGGGCACTAACGGACATGTCGTAAATCGCAACCCCGCTCCAGAACCGTTTCTCTCTTTGGCCAATAATCAGGGTCGGAATGAAAATGGTGAGCCAATCCTTAGGAATGTGCACCATGAAGCCTCGCCCACCAAGGAGCATAATGCTAACAATAATGTGCCCAATTCCAACGGGAAGTCTGAAAAGCCTTCATCCGATGCAGCAGACTCTCAGAATTCGCCCAACTTTGGCGGCACCCAGCACAACTTCAACGTGACTTTGGAGACCCCTCCTTCGCTCGGGTCTGCCCTGAAAGTGAAGCGGCTCTTTCATGATAGCAAAGAGCCGACACTTTTTGAAGGCATGGATTTCCTCACAGCTCCAGAGGATGACGATGCCTTGGGGTTTTCTCGGATCAAGCGATTGAGGCCGGATCAAAGCGTTTGGTGCCCTGACTGCAAGCTTCATTATGAAGACGGTTGCTTCTTACACATTGCTCCGAATGACGAGGCCGATGATATTTCCCTTCAGATTATGGACACCCCCATTCTATCGCGGGCCAAGGCCTCTTTGCCTCTCTCCCATTTGTCCATGCGTACGATCAAGGACGACCAACAGGATGGAAAAGTGGGCATATTTGCAAAGAAGAAAATCCCCAAGAGTTGTAAATTCGGCCCTTTGGAAGGGAAGCGATTAAAAGCCAAGGCCGAAAATGGAGACTTTCTTTATTCAATCCAGCACGGTGATGGTCAAATCACGATCGTGGACACCTCCAACGAAG ATCAGTCCAATTGGATGGGGTTAGTGAGGCACGCAGATCACGAGGAGGAGCAGAATCTGGCCTTGTTGGAGGAGAACGAGGAGCTCTATTTCATTACGACCAAAAAGATTGGACCTAGGCAGGAACTGAAAGTTTGGTATTCAGCTGAATATGCGAATGCTCGCAATCTGCCTCTTCTTAAGTCGAGTCAAG GAAAAAAGGTTGCGGATGACGCGTCAAAAAAGAACATACGAAAAACATCTGGCTCGCAGTCAAAGACGAAGTTAAGCGCAGGCAAACCGAATCCTACAGACCAATCTTCCCCTAGAAACGGGGAAAACAAAAAGCGAAACAAATGCTCGTCTTGTCCCCTGATATTTGGCAACGAAGCTTCCATGAaaatccattcattttgtcaCCAATCTTCGGAAGAGTTGATCAATTTGACCGTGGATGAGGCGCTAGCACAAACAGGAAGAAATCTGAAACTTTCCACAAACCCCGAACTGCTCTTCCAATGTCCAGAATGTGATTCTCAACATCCTACATGGTTAGATCTCGTTTCCCATGTAGACATTCATGCTCAAAGTATTGACCAAAACCCTCCGAATGGGCGTCTGAAGACCATAAAAGCTTTCAAATGCCCCGAATGTTATCGCTCATTCGAATCCGAGGAGAAGTTGAAG AAACATTCAGCTGTGCATGGCAGTGATGAATCGAAACCCTTGAGCTGTCCAACTTGTAGCAATCGGTTCTTGACCAATTCTGCCTTGGCGTGCCATGTGAAAATCCACACGAGATCTGAGACCGCCTACGATTGTCCAATGTGCGGAAAAGAGTTCATGCAAATCGGAGCTTTGAAGGAGCACGTTCATGCTCATCGCCTGAATGGGAAATATGATTGCCCGTTCTGTCCGAAG GAATTTCTCGAATATCCCCAAATCCGTAAGCATATCCGTGCTTTTCATGGGAATAAAAAACACGCTTGCTCGCATTGCCCCAAAACATTCGGCAACTCAGACAAGCTGAAATTGCACACACTCAT ACACTCCGATTTGAAAGAGTTTTTGTGCAATGCATGTGGCAAGCAATTTCGACGAAAGGACAAACTCAAAGAGCACTGGATACGAATGCACGGCAATGTTAACACTGCTTCAATCAGCGCTCGTGGTGGTATTGCTGCACCATCCTCAAAAGTGAGCGACGGAATGGTGGAAACCAATGAGAATGCACCCCCAAAAGGCACCCGAAGACGGAAGACGTCCCCCAAG GTTTCTTCTTTGGACTTTCATCGATACATCTACAAATGCCATGAATGCGTTCTGGGTTTTAAGCGAAGAGGAATGTTGGTGAACCATTTGGCCAAACGACATCCTAACATTACCCCTGATTCCGTGCCGGAACTGAACTTACCGATATTGAAAACGACAAAGGACTACTTTTGTCAATACTGCAGTAAC GTCTACAAAAGtagttcaaaaagaaaaacgcaTATTCTGAAGAAGCATCCCGGCCAAAAGCCTCCCATTTCGGCTCGAGACAAATCGGTGCAACACTCAGGGGCGATTAATCCCACTTTTTCGGCCACAGTTGGATCCGTCACATTCCTGCCTTACAGTTGTCCTCATTGTCATAAGCAATATGCATCTCATGCCAAGTTGCTTCAGCATCAACGTGTGAAGCATGCAGGATTGGAGTCAAAGCCCAAGGAGGGCGTTCTCGAAACAAGTGAGCAGGAAGAAGCTCTTGTAAAAGCTGCGTCTATGTTGCACTcagaacagcaacaacaacaaaggcaACTGGAACAATCTCCTCCAGCGTTGATTCCCCATGCATCCTCCTCTGGAATACATGAGATCAAACTACAAACTCTGAATGGCGAGATCGTGCAATTAACCCCCGTAGCCCAAGACGAGGCGTTGAGATTAGCTTCAAATGGAGCTACCGTGATCCATGTGCCTGAACAAGAGCAAAGTCAAGCCAGTCCTGCAACAGAGGTGATTCTTTTCGAAGCACCTTCTCCTCACCTTCACATGAAGAACGAGCGAAACCAACAGGATTCTCCCAGAAATTTACCTTAA